In Zingiber officinale cultivar Zhangliang chromosome 6A, Zo_v1.1, whole genome shotgun sequence, a single genomic region encodes these proteins:
- the LOC121998189 gene encoding ribosomal RNA-processing protein 7 homolog, which produces MAKKVLDKKSGKEREGTKNLLLKTKKKNLKLKDRKEAKGVEGTLLKLKRKKLKLKEEPSQLSFTNPNVGASTEVGSSLSIVEDVENPLLKLRRRKLKLKKESVIPNVEGASPEVDILKVAQASGNDSPEFEGGNRAVRSAGDEEVYFVKRVKTKKVKKSKRSKKDVDFLVSKNNSKLEAEKVHQRSLVDEDCSSGMKKKVKKDEKRKKENALHVSKNNSKLGILSTVDAEKVDERSMVDEDCSSGIKEKVKKNEKSKKEIDLHISKNNSELGILNTVDAIKVDEISLVDEDSSCGMRKWINDYKQNRPGLKILQERIDEFIIAHEAQLEKEKKEREAQAAEGGWTVVVHHKGRKKTTDPESGIAVGSVAQAAVLDNMAKKKTKVAEDFYRFQKREARRSEIMMLQSKFEQDKKRIKQLRDARKFKPY; this is translated from the exons ATGGCAAAGAAAG TGTTAGATAAGAAATCTGGAAAAGAAAGAGAAGGGACCAAAAATCTTCTGCTTAAGACAAAAAAGAAGAATCTTAAGTTAAAAGATCGAAAAGAAGCCAAAGGTGTTGAGGGAACTTTGCTTAAGCTTAAAAGGAAAAAGCTTAAGTTAAAAGAAGAACCAAGTCAACTAAGTTTCACTAATCCAAATGTTGGAGCTTCTACTGAGGTTGGAAGTAGTTTGAGCATTGTGGAAG ATGTTGAAAATCCTTTGCTTAAACTGAGAAGAAGGAAACTTAAGCTAAAGAAAGAATCTGTTATTCCAAATGTCGAAGGTGCTTCTCCTGAAGTTGATATTTTAAAAG ttGCTCAGGCATCAGGAAATGACTCTCCAGAGTTTGAAGGAGGAAACAGGGCTGTTCGCTCTGCCGGTGACGAGGAAGTGTATTTTGTTAAAAGAGTCAAAACTA AAAAGGTAAAGAAGTCCAAAAGGAGCAAAAAGGATGTTGATTTTCTTGTATCAAAGAACAATAGTAAACTGGAAGCCGAAAAGGTTCACCAGAGATCCTTGGTGGACGAAGATTGTTCTAGTGGAATGAAAA AGAAGGTTAAGAAGGATGAAAAGAGGAAAAAGGAGAATGCTCTTCATGTATCAAAGAACAATAGTAAACTGGGAATTCTCAGTACGGTAGATGCTGAAAAAGTTGACGAGAGATCCATGGTGGATGAAGATTGTTCTAGTGGAATAAAAG AGAAAGTAAAGAAgaatgaaaagagcaaaaaggAGATTGATCTTCATATATCAAAGAACAACAGTGAACTTGGAATTCTCAATACAGTGGATGCGATAAAGGTTGATGAGATATCCTTGGTCGATGAAGATTCTTCTTGCGGAATGAGAA AGTGGATTAATGACTACAAGCAGAACAGACCGGGCTTGAAAATACTGCAAGAAAGAATTGATGAGTTCATAATTGCTCATGAAGCACAACTAGAGAAG gaaaagaaagaaagagaagcaCAGGCTGCGGAAGGAGGATGGACAGTCGTGGTCCACCACAAAGGCAGGAAGAAAACAACTGATCCAGAAAGCGGAATAGCTGTGGGTTCGGTTGCTCAAGCTGCAGTGCTGGATAATATGGCTAAAAAGAAAACCAAAGTTGCGGAAGATTTTTACAGATTCCAAAAACGGGAAGCGCGGAGAAGTG AGATCATGATGTTGCAGAGC